acattcattcacaacAGAACAAGCTGATAAGaactcaaacacagacatgtgttATTATACCTCATTGTGTAGCAAATAGACCACTTCCACACATCCTTTTTCAGAGTGGCAGACTGGGCCGACTTCCAGCACGCTCTGAGGCCCCCGTTTATTTCCGACATTATTCCTGTTCCTCTGTCAAGGCCGTGCTGAAAGTCGCAGGTCTCTGTAAGGCTGGGCAACACCTGTACCGTCCGGTCTGTGTTCCCAGCCAATACAAACCACCATGGGGCTTCACAGTCACATTCAGAGGTACTGTGATGTGGAAAGAACCTTCCATTTAAGGCTTTCTGTTCTCTCTATTGAGGGTAAGCACCTCAGTGTCAGCTGAGTTCTGTGGTATTAGAaattttctagaagacgtttcgctgctcatccaagcagcttcatcagttctaactgcttggatgagcagcgaaacgtcttctagaaaactctacaagtccagaccttgcttcaatcttctctacgtatgatgacctggatgactgagaatcttcatcaacaggtaTTAGAAATGAGTCATTgcaaataaataacttttatgGATATTATAAAACATAAGTATCTGCagagataaaataaaacaattacatATACATGAGATAATAAAATGGAGACATCAACagatgaaactcactgtgtttcCAGAGTCAGAGATCATTACATCAATGAGGATAAAAGAGGGTTATCCAACCTGAATGTGTGGGATTATGTTTCCTAAAGTGAATTCTAAAGGGCATAAGAATGGATCAAACTTGAACTTCCTTTAGAGGTTGCATGTGGCATTAGAATATTTACCCGACTGCTTGGATTTCACTCAAATGCCAGCACAGCTCTTAAACAAATGAGCAGTCATCCCATGTTGTCATGGGACACCAGTTTTTGTGTACAATAACCCAATTGGAGGGATCACTTCCCCGAATTTACACTAAACAAACAGCTCAGGCAGACAAACATCGTCATCAAAGGTCTGTGTCCAATGAGGACAAGTGGCACCGTCATTGATGGCTGCAGATGCTAAGGAAGTCTCCATGGTGAGAGGGTATGCCATGTGTGCTTTCTGGGCTCTGTTTGTGTCAGTCGAACTCATTACTCAACCCCCTGTGGTTCTTCTCAGATAAACATTGAGCTTATACATTTATATCactgtatttcttcatttcGCATCTGTCAAGTGTGATTATTCTACTATCTCTTTAATAGTGTTTAAACATCTACTTAAGTAATACTAAAATATAAACTTGCATGAAGTTCACACAACAATCTTTAAAATAACTGAAATAGATGTAAAACTAGGGGAAAATCATCAGATGTTCACCAACATATCACCAAATGCTGTGGAAAAaaccttcagctgctgcaaacacaccttGTGAAgtgtaaaacaacaacaatgaccTCAATGAGGCTTCAGAACTGCTACATTTTAATTAGCACTTATATAGAAACTGGATACTGGATGCAAAGATGGCGCCCACTGTCATGTGCAAACACTTTTCTGAGCTCtgtgaacattaaaaaaagcataATACCTAAAATAAGGCAGAAGGCTAAAAAAAGCATCCTTGTTTGTAGTTGGAGGTAGTTTTTTGAGGCCTCTTTGGGACGTCAACAGAGAAAAACGCACATAGTATTGTTTTTGATAAAGTACTATAAGTGGTTAAAAAATGAAGAGTAAATGAGGCATATAGGCCTAACCTCGCACACTTCAGGAACGCTTTCTTTAGCACAACCTACCGGCCAGTAATATGAAGCAGTTAAATGCTGTAAGTATGGACTGGTCAAGATGAAGCCCCGGGGCAGTGAGGAAGTCACAGTGTTCCTCCACTCAGAAGGAGGCCTGGGTGAGGAATTTAGTAAGCCACCGTAATATTTGTGCTCCAGAGCCAGTCTTAAGCATTGAGGCAACTGCAGAGCCCAACCGGAAGATGTGCACTGAGCTCCACTATGGGTGAACAGGTTGATGGTACAGAAAATGCTGCTGCTTTACTGTTGTGACAGCTGCTAGCAGGTTACATGCTATGGCACTCCCAGAGGAAAATGTCAATATTTATTTCAGCACCTCTGAAAAGAAACCACCCTACATTTCATGCAGATGATCATGGTCCCCAGAAGATGAACCCTACTAGCTTTGACGATCCCCTGACATAACCTCTAATGCCCCACAGGGTTTACCTTAAGTTGGCACAGATGTTTATGGTGCCCAGAGGAAGAGTGAAAACTCTAGTGGACATTACCTGGAAAGGTCAGCAGACCGACAAGAGGATGAACCCTACTGACTTTGATAGTACTTAGACCATCCCTTTAAATGTCATGGGTTTGAGTTGTTTCAGTAACCTAAAGCTAAAGAACACATCACAGgttacatacatttttatttgatgtACAGGCATATACAGTCAAAAACATCCAAGAAAACATGTCTTAAATATCATTTCGTCACTAAGATTCACCTCTGTATGTACACCATGAAAGACAATAAAATCACACCCCGAAAAATGAGGTGATCCTACAATATATCACTCCACAACAAAGAGTGAAGTCTATACATGTATACTGTAATAAGATATGTTCTTCAAAAACAGGCAAATATACcttcatctgcacacacacacacacacacacactcacacagcatcagaaatGACAGACATTAATGAATACATCATCAtttaaaaagatgcatgtcCGTAATTATTTCCATCACTTCTTATAAATGTTCCCTGTTACAGGCCTCTTTCTGTTTGACACACCGTCACATCACCCTCTGAGGAGAGgactcaaataaataaaagacttttAGTTGAAGCTCTCTGACACACTAGATGCACTGCAGTGTGTCCTCAGTAATGCCCAGGTGCTACAAAGGAAACACACCTCCAGTGTGGACGAACTGACATCATCATGGCAGTAAGCTTAAAGTGCAAGCGAGCGTATTGCTTTCCCACCCAGCTGACAGACAGTGGgtttagggaggagggggacagtCTCTGCCCAGAGTGGAAAGCCAGGGTAAGATGAGTCAGCCTCAGTTTCTGAAGGTGTGGATGTCATTGTAGAGGCTGATCATAGGGTTGGAGGGCCGGCGCTCTGAGCGACAGTGTGTGGTGCAGCTGCAGCGCTGGATCCACATGACATTGTAGAAGGTGTCTCCATCAGGGCAGTGGAAGCGGAGACGTATGGTACGGGAAAGTGCAGGGGTGCAGCAGCGGCCGTCTGTGCAGGCTCCACAAGTGCGAGGGCGGTACCGCTGTGCTGTGGAGCATCCTCCGAAGGTGATGCTGACCGCTTCCTGTGGGCGGATGGTTCGTTGGCACTTCTTTCCCTTTTAGATGACGTAAGAGACATGTTAAAATGAAGCATGATCATGAAGACTTGTATATATGTTACATTTTGTAGTGTTTGTACCTTGTTAgtcacaggaagctgcagctcacAGTGGCGGATCTGGCATAGTCTGGTTTCTCGGACCAGCTGGCAGTCTGGGTTGTTATTGGTCACCCGACTTGAAATGCCCATACCACATGTAGCAGAGCACTGGGTCCACTCAGTGGTTTGTGGGAAACAGTGGGGCTCCAGTGCCACCTCTGACACAGGGAAGGACACCATCTCTATAAGAGGGACGAGAAGCGGTACGTTCACACCATGAATCCCGGGGAACAGGGATTTTTGTCAaatttctgtgtgtgatgttaccTCTGAATGTGGAACTTCCTGTGGCAGCCGGGTGCCGAGGCTGGACTTGCAGCAGGGTGTTGATGTGGTTGGGATGGGGCTGACCCTTTGGCAGAGAGTTGTACGTCAGCTCATCCAGCTCCTCACTGATGCGGTTGTCATCATCGCACACCCATTCCTCACAGCAGCGGCCCTGTAACCGGGCCAGCCGGGGTCGTGAACAGCGCCACTGGGGCAGAGGGACCTGGTGAGGACAGAGGGGCATGCAGCCCACCACGCCATTCATGCAGGTGCACTGGTGCTGGCAGACGGGCTGGAAGTCCTCACCGTGCTGGTACACCTGCCCGTTGAAAGTGCAGGGCAAACCATGGGCCTCAGCTGTCAACACaaagcaggaagcagagctGTGAGCAGAGACCTCTGAACTTCATGGAAAATGAAAcaactgcagttttaaaaatacatactTCTGTCCCAGTGATTGATTTAAACAATGGCACATTTGTCCATCAGTAACAGAACTAATGTTCCACAAACACCTGCCATATTCCAGACACCAgcttatattatttatatttatttatgtgacaTGGATGACATGAGCCAcagaacatatacatttacAGATGTAGTATTGCAATGAGTACACTCATCAAAGAAtaaatattgttcatatttCTAGGAGTATATGATAACTTTAAATTGCTGTAAAGGGCCAGTAGAATTTCAGTACTTTAATGGTGCTGTCAGTAAATCCTGATAAATCTACAGCATATAATTTACAGTGCAACGTACTCATTGCTCTGTTCCTGTATTTGCTCATCTAGTCTTCTAGTTATTTCTAGTAATTTTTTATATTGTTGCACATTTTTGTTACatatatatagttttatatATTGTACATTTTAATGTACAGCAACTTCTCTTATGTTTGTATTTACTATGTTCAGGTTTACCAGCAAAATGCTGTATTTTCAGTTTCTTTGCTGCATTTTAGAACGATGACGGTTAACTGAATATAAATACACAGTCTATTACTGTATTCTGGTATATTTTTAACAAGATATACACATTATGACAACTACTATTTACTGTGTAAatagtagtgtgtgtgtatatatatatatatatgtgtgtgtgtgtgtctaaatacACACTAAAAAGCTATGAGAAGGTAACACAGTGCGTCCCCTCAAATATCTGGTGCACATTGAGTTGAGAACTCTGAGTTGATTGAGAtctgtgttttcactgctgtaaatcttttttacattttttccatgttttttgttgatgtttgttcTCCCTTACCTCGACACAGCCCTCTCTCAGGATGTCCTCCTGCCCCTAGATGGCAGCTCAGCCCCTTGATGTGATCGCAGGGTTCAGTTGCGCTGCAGTCCTCATTGAACTGCCGAGCGCAAACTTTACAGCAGCCGCAGTGGTCGGTCACCCAGCTGACGCCTGGCAGGCAGAGCGGCTGCGAGGGGGAGCAGGAGCACTCAGCCGGGCACTCGCTCTCTGCCTGAGGACGagcagggtcaaaggtcaggtcaacTCCTTCAAAGACTAAACTATATGATATTTTATAGACATAAATGCAGATTCTAAAAGACAGTTAAAGCAACTCACCATCACTCCAGCACTGCCCAGTACAAACAGGGTGGAGAGGATCTGCTGCAAATGCACAGGGCTAAACATCCTGGTTGCagcaaaaactgaaaactgataGAAACCTTCTCAAAGAAGCAAAGaagagtaaaagtaaaaattAATTCAGGTCTGAACCTCCAAAGGGAGACAAGTCTTGTTCCAGGACAAAAACGTATCCACAGTTCAGAGTCAGAGTGAGTCAGTGTTGGCTCCTGTTTGCTCTCCTACAGTGTCTTGGTGTGAGCATAGCTCAGCTCTACCTCATAGAGAGGTTTCCCTGTGCACTTATAGACACACAAGCTCCCGCCCCTGCTGTGACATCAGCGACTCTCAAGGCAGCTGGAGAGTGTCCAGAGGGGGCAGAAGGCGGCAGGTTTGATGGTGTGACTGTCATGTGTGATTGAGGGAGCAGTGAGACGTCATTGGTAGCTAAAGCCTGATTAAACACTAAGTACTTTTCAGGAGTTTTAGCATCTCATACTtgacacacagctgcaaaaaaaggaaagaaaacaataCAGGTGTAATGGAAAACCTGAGACGGGGAATCCCGCTTCATTATGGCCGAGGCTTCAGCAATGACAGTGGTGATGTTGGAGAAAATCCCTGCAAACGTCTCTCCTCTCCGCTGCAGTGTGTCGCAGGACATCCTGTGTTCCCTCCGTCTCTTTCCTAATGGGCAGCATTCCAGGAAACACAGGCCTGTCCTCAGGTTCCCATGATTGGTAGGAAAAACTCTGCATGCTCATTGTCATCCCAGGGGCATGTAAAAAGTGTTTTGTTGGAGAGCAGGAAAGTGCTCGCATTAAGTGTTGGCTCGCACTGTCATGGAACATGGGAAACATCATTTGGCACATTTGATAAGGCTGCAGAAGGTCTCCCCATGCTCTTTAAAAACACTTATTGGGGTTGTGGGtacaaataaaaattaaaaattaaaattaaaaataataactgtaAAATTGATTTTTACAGGAAATCTGATGGGAACGGACTCAATTTCAAATGCTGACATCAGTCAAACAA
The genomic region above belongs to Parambassis ranga chromosome 9, fParRan2.1, whole genome shotgun sequence and contains:
- the ccn1l2 gene encoding cellular communication network factor 1, like 2; translated protein: MFSPVHLQQILSTLFVLGSAGVMAESECPAECSCSPSQPLCLPGVSWVTDHCGCCKVCARQFNEDCSATEPCDHIKGLSCHLGAGGHPERGLCRAEAHGLPCTFNGQVYQHGEDFQPVCQHQCTCMNGVVGCMPLCPHQVPLPQWRCSRPRLARLQGRCCEEWVCDDDNRISEELDELTYNSLPKGQPHPNHINTLLQVQPRHPAATGSSTFREMVSFPVSEVALEPHCFPQTTEWTQCSATCGMGISSRVTNNNPDCQLVRETRLCQIRHCELQLPVTNKGKKCQRTIRPQEAVSITFGGCSTAQRYRPRTCGACTDGRCCTPALSRTIRLRFHCPDGDTFYNVMWIQRCSCTTHCRSERRPSNPMISLYNDIHTFRN